A genomic window from Fusobacterium sp. DD2 includes:
- a CDS encoding DDE-type integrase/transposase/recombinase — PILDMYSNEIISYDLSMSPNLKQIRNMLENAFKKFPTLEGLILHSDQGWQYQHEYFRNKLKEHGIIQSMSRKGNCLDNCIMETFFGRVKNEMYFGNEKR, encoded by the coding sequence CCCAATTCTTGATATGTATAGCAATGAGATAATATCATATGATTTATCAATGAGCCCAAATTTAAAGCAGATAAGGAATATGCTTGAGAATGCTTTTAAAAAATTTCCTACGCTTGAAGGATTAATACTGCATTCTGATCAGGGATGGCAGTATCAGCATGAATACTTTAGAAATAAATTAAAAGAACACGGGATTATTCAGTCTATGTCTAGGAAAGGGAATTGCCTTGATAACTGTATTATGGAAACATTTTTTGGAAGAGTAAAGAATGAAATGTATTTTGGAAATGAAAAGCGG